The following are encoded together in the Ooceraea biroi isolate clonal line C1 chromosome 2, Obir_v5.4, whole genome shotgun sequence genome:
- the LOC105285022 gene encoding dihydroorotate dehydrogenase (quinone), mitochondrial, whose product MAQRLNTKAKLKSLFAVTSSAVALFGGISLYQGHEKFYSEIAIPLVQQLNPETAHNLAVKALQWGFVPKQEMEDSSLLRTTAWGLQFKNPIGMAAGFDKQGEAVEGLHKIGFSFVEIGSVTPKPQSGNPKPRVFRLPEDNAVINRYGFNSDGHDVVWQRLKKLKENKNFNGILGVNLGRNKETEDPAQDYIDGIKKFVDTADYFVINVSSPNTPGLRSLQSKKNLVELLTRINAARESVGSKQPLLLKLAPDLSDAERQDVADVILNKKTRVDGLILCNTTITRPNLINPNKKESGGLSGAPLNDISTAMISDMYRRTRGRIPIIGVGGVFSAADAYDKIKAGASLVQVYTSYIYNGPPIVGKIKKELCEILKTNGFSSVTDAIGKDTKIR is encoded by the exons ATGGCGCAACGATTAAATACCAAAGCAAAGCTTAAATCGCTTTTCGCTGTGACGAGCAGTGCTGTCGCTTTATTCGGTGGTATTTCGCTCTATCAGGGCCATGAAAAATTTTACAGCGAAATTGCCATACCTCTGGTTCAGCAGTTAAATCCGGAAACTGCCCACAATCTTGCGGTAAAAGCTCTACAATGGGGTTTTGTGCCAAAACAAGAAATGGAAGATTCAAGTTTGCTTCGAACCACAGCTTGGGGTCTGCAGTTCAAGAATCCAATTGGCATGGCTGCAGGATTTGATAAGCAAGGAGAGGCGGTTGAAGGATTACATAAGATTGGTTTCAGTTTTGTAGAAATAG gaTCCGTGACGCCTAAACCTCAATCTGGTAATCCAAAACCTAGAGTATTTAGGTTGCCTGAGGACAACGCTGTCATAAACAGATACGGTTTTAACAGTGATGGCCACGATGTTGTATGGCAACGTCTCAAGAAATTGaaggagaataaaaatttcaatggCATTCTTGGAGTAAATTTAGGAAGGAACAAGGAAACAGAAGATCCTGCGCAGGATTACATCGATGGCATAAAGAAATTCGTGGACACAGCTGATTATTTTGTGATCAATGTATCCAGTCCCAACACCCCGGGATTGAGATCTTTACAAAGCAAGAAGAATTTGGTCGAGTTACTGACCAGAATAAATGCAGCAAGGGAATCAGTAGGCAGTAAGCAGCCGTTGCTTCTAAAGCTGGCTCCAGATCTGTCAGATGCTGAACGACAGGATGTGGCAGAtgtgattttaaataaaaaaactagaGTCGACGGCTTAATTTTGTGTAATACGACAATCACGCGACCGAACTTAATTAATCCaaacaagaaagaaagcgGTGGCCTCAGTGGTGCACCCCTTAACGATATTTCCACTGCTATGATTTCTGATATGTATAGGCGAACACGCGGCAGGATTCCGATTATCGGTGTAGGTGGTGTTTTCTCTGCTGCTGATGcttacgataaaataaaagcggGAGCTTCTTTAGTGCAAGTTTATActtcgtatatatataatggaCCACCAATAGTTGGCAAGATCAAAAAAGAGCTATGTGAAATACTCAAAACGAATGGTTTTTCTTCTGTGACTGATGCAATTGGGAAGGACACAAAGATTAGATGA
- the LOC105285021 gene encoding uncharacterized protein LOC105285021, translating into MSDLDLDLDDETDTSCGEEQMVADWEVKKEWLESILSEYHKGKAVEILNFEVNPGCTNNESVLSTITKVTTTYLLAMTSKKPMDKCKVDMIIKQLPKDPFSRFFVTEGQFDLREIKFYTQVVPDLREFNLRKTELLSNWTDDSLPVPMCLHGRYSPAGGTDDSPVPPESILVLSDLSSMDYKSVKFSEGLTYHEAKAALEAIANVHAHSLALKVVEGVSLPERYPFLFQTAKATDSYQQLVERGLPQLARFLKSRPGLEAILETLLVLRPRTKDIISALLAPEGPLALITHTDFWSNNLFFIQKCEEINCQIIDWQMITYSRPTNDVALLLLSSVPTKLRRNHTKSLLNAYWNKLTSMCMGFGLDIPKELGYTREDLDKDYRKSQLLALLLCIGSVDVALGDPLTEQRLIDVLKDLYNDGILTDETIVATNEVNS; encoded by the exons ATGTCTGACTTGGATTTAGATTTGGACGATGAAACCGACACTTCGTGCGGGGAGGAGCAGATGGTCGCGGATTGGGAGGTTAAGAAGGAATGGCTCGAGAGCATCCTGTCGGAGTATCACAAAGGGAAAGCG GTGGAGATTTTAAACTTCGAGGTAAATCCCGGATGCACGAATAACGAGAGCGTGCTGAGCACTATCACCAAAGTCACGACGACGTATTTACTGGCGATGACGTCGAAAAAGCCGATGGACAAATGCAAAGTGGACATGATCATAAAGCAACTCCCTAAAGACCCGTTTAGCCGCTTCTTCGTTACGGAGGGTCAATTCGATCTCCGAGAAATTAAGTTTTACACGCAG GTGGTGCCAGATTTGAGAGAGTTCAACTTGAGGAAAACAGAATTGTTGAGTAATTGGACAGATGATTCTCTGCCAGTTCCGATGTGCCTGCACGGTCGTTACAGTCCCGCTGGCGGAACTGATGACAGCCCGGTGCCGCCGGAATCGATACTGGTGCTGAGTGACTTGAGCAGTATGGATTACAAGAGTGTCAAGTTCTCAGAAGGACTAACGTATCACGAAGCAAAAGCCGCGCTAGAGGCCATTGCCAACGTACACGCACATTCCCTGGCGTTGAAGGTCGTGGAAGGAGTGTCCCTCCCCGAGCGTTATCCGTTTCTCTTTCAGACAGCGAAGGCGACGGACTCGTATCAGCAACTAGTCGAGCGTGGTTTACCACAGCTCGCGCGCTTTCTGAAGAGCAGGCCGGGATTGGAAGCAATCTTGGAGACTCTTCTAGTTCTACGACCCCGTACCAAAGACATAATATCAGCCCTCCTCGCCCCGGAAGGTCCGCTGGCACTGATAACTCATACTGATTTTTGGAGCaataatctatttttcatACAGAAATGCGAAGAGATAAACTGCCAAATTATCGATTGGCAGATGATCACTTATAGCCGGCCGACGAATGACGTTGCATTATTGTTATTGAGCTCGGTGCCCACCAAGTTACGTCGCAACCACACCAAATCACTTTTGAACGcatattggaacaaactgacttCTATGTGCATGGGCTTTGGCCTAGATATTCCTAAGGAGTTGGGTTACACCAGGGAAGACCTCGACAAAGACTACAGGAAGTCCCAGCTGCTAGCGCTTTTATTATGCATTGGATCGGTGGACGTCGCGCTCGGTGATCCTCTCACGGAGCAACGATTGATCGATGTTCTCAAAGATCTCTACAACGATGGCATACTGACGGACGAAACTATCGTCGCGACGAATGAAGTCAACTCTTAA